CCGGGCCGCCCTGGCCAAGAAAGTGGAGACCGACGAGCTCTGATCGAAGACCGAAGTTGCCGGCAGGCTGGAGACTAGAGACTAGAGAAATCTTGGGGACCTCGGTCCGCTTGGCGAGTGCTCCGGCAGGCCCCATGACCCCTGGACTGTGAGGTGGAGGCGAGGAGGTATGGGGATGCCGAGAGCGGGGGGGATCCTGGAGGCCTTCAAGCGGGCCGAAGGCCTTACCGGCAAGGGAGGAGCGAGGATGCGGGTTCGAGTGAATCTGTACGCGGGGCTGCGGAAGTTCGCGCCCGAGGGCAAGGCGCCGTTCGAGATGGACGTGCCGGACGGGATCCGGCTGGCCGATCTGATCTCCCGGCTCGGGATCCCGGCGGAGAAGCCCAAGATCCTCCTGGTGAACGGCCGCCATGCCGATTCGGGTCAGGTCCTGGCCGAGGGGGACGAGGTGGCCCTGTTCCCTCCGGTGGCGGGGGGGTAGCCCAGATCCTCCTGGGCCACCCGGACGATCCCGGCCGTCACCCAGCCCGTGACGACCCCCGAGGCCAGGGCCAGGGTCCCGGCCAGGGGCACCAGGGCCCAGACCGCAGGGGTTCGGAGCAGGGCGGAGGCCAGGGCGAGTTGGGTGAGGAGGTGGGCCTCGGCCCCCAGCGCGCTGACCCCTACGAACCCGAGCATCGGCACCCGAACGGCCGCGGCCATGACCGCCACCGCTGCCAGGGTGCCCCCGGCCGAGAGGAAGAACCCGGGGGTGAGGAACCGGCCGGTGAACAGGGCCCCCACGATCACCTTTCCTACCCCCACCCACAGCCCGGGGCCGGGGCCCCAGAGGGCCAGGGCCGCGAGCACCGGGGCGTTGGCCAGGCCCAGCCGTGCCCACGGGACCGGGGTCGGCAGGAGGAGCTCCAGCACCTGGAGCGCCCCCGCCAACGCGATCAGGAACCCCATGTGGGCGGCCCGGGCCGTGGGCTCAGCGTCCCACTGCATCCACGTCCCCTCCCGGACCCAGGGCTTCCAGGGCCACCCGGTTGGGAAGGCAGGCGGCCACCCGGCCCGCTCGGTCCAGCGCCCCCGTGCGGACGCACAGCTTCAAGGGGCAGGGGCTGTCCACGATGCGGGCGGATCGGTCCCCCACCTCGATCACCGTGGTCCCCAGGGGGCCGAGGACCTCGATCTTGCCGGTGCCGGCGGCTACGGTGCGCGATCCGGCCTGCGAGGTGATCCGGTATGCCGTGGGCCGGCCCGGCCGGCCGGGTGCCCAGGCGATGAGGTTCACCCCCAGGAGGCCCGCCACCACCAGGGCGTCCCAGGGCGTGAACACCTTTCGGCTCACCGCCGCACCTCCGGGGCCACCCGAGCGAATCCGGGGGTCTCGCGAACCGTTCCGTCGGCCGCCACCACCAACCCCTCCACGCCGGGCTGGGTCTCGAGCAGCCGCAGGCCCTCCTCCGGCCCCAGCACGAACACGGCCGTGCTCAGGGCGTCGGCGTCCACCGCGGTGGGGGCCCAGACCGTCACGCTCTGACACCCCCGGGCCGGCCGCCCCGTGCGGGGATCGAGGATGTGGTGGAACCGGCGGCCCTCCCACTCGTAGAACCGCTCGTAGTCCCCGGAGGTGACCAGGGCCCCCTCCATGGGGGCCACCACCCGCAGGAACCGGTCTTGGTCCCTGGGATGCTGGATCCCCACCCGCCAGGGTCGATCCCCCCGCCGGCCGGCCACGTACAGGTCGCCGCCCGCGTTCACGATGAAGTCGGTCACCCCGGCCGTCCGCAGGGCCTCGGCAGCCCGGTCGATGGCCCATCCCTTGGCGATGCCGCCCAGGTCCACCCGCGTCCGACCCAGGTCCACGGTGCGGCCCCCGGCATCGAGGCGGATCCGGTCCCACCCCACCTGGGAAAGGGCCGCTTCCACCGCCAGGGGCGACGGGGGGGGGTGGGGCCCCCGCGGGATGTCCCACAGGTCCAGCAGGGGAGCCACCGTGGGGTCGAACGCTCCGCCGGTGCGCCGGGCCCAGGCCAGGGCGTCGGCAAGGACCGAGGCCAGCGCCTCCGACACCCGGCCCCCTCCGGCCCGGTTCAGCTCCCACAGGGGGGTGCCCTCGACCCGGGCCATCTCCTGGTCCACCGCGGCCAGGGCGGCGAACGCGCGGTCCGCGGCCGCCCTGGCCTCGGGCTCGGGGGGGCCCCACACGGTCACCGTCACCAGGGTGTCCATGAGGAACCGGGTCTCGGTGAACGGCGCGGGCCCCGGGCGTCGGCCGTAGGCGTAGGCCATGACCAGGGCCACGGCCGCGAGCGGCACGGCCCAACGCGCCAGGCGGGTCACGGCGACTCCACCCGGGCCGTGAGATCGTAGAGGTCCGCGTCCGTGATGCGGGCCCGCACGAACGATCCGGCCTCGGCCCGGTCGGCCTCGGGCCCCTCGATCACAGTGAGCCCGTCCACCTCGGGGGCCTGTCCGTAGGTGCGGCCCACCGCCCGCCCCGAGTCGTCCCGTCCCTCCACGAGCACCTCCAGGCTGCGGCCCAGGAACTCCCGGTTCCGCTCCAGGCTGATGCCCGCCTGCACCTCGAGCAACCGCTCGAGCCGGGCCTGGACCACGGCCCGGGGGACCCGGGGCCTCAGCCGCTCCGCCGGGGTTCCCTCCTCCGGCGAGTAGGCAAAGGCTCCCAGGTGGTGGAACCGCACGTCCTCCACGAACCTCAGCAGGGCTTCGAACTCCGCATCGGTCTCCCCCGGAAACCCCACGATGGCCGTGGTGCGAAGCACGAGGCCGGGTACCCGTTCGCGCAGGCCGTCGATCACCCGGCGGACCTCGTCGGCCGTGGTGCGCCGGCCCATGGCCCGCAGGATACGGGGGTGGATGTGTTGGATGGGAAGGTCCAGGTACGGCAGGAGCTTTTCCCCGGCCGCCATCCGCTCGACCACCCCCGGCGGAAACGGCCGGGGGTAGGCGTATAGGAGCCGGATCCACCGCAGCCCCTCGATCCCGGCCAGCCGGTCCAGGAGCCGCGCCAGGGCCCCCGGGTCGCCCCGGTCGAGGCCGTAGGAGGTGACGTCCTGGGCCACGAGGTTGAGCTCCACCACGCCCCGCTCGGCAAGCCCCCGGGCCTCGGCCACCATGGCGTCTTCGGCGAGGCTGTGGAACGGCCCGCGGATCCGCGGGATGGTGCAGTAGGTGCACCGGTTCGAGCACCCGTCGGCGATCTTGAGGTAGGTGGAGTGGGGCTGCTGGGTGAGCAGCCGGGGCAGCGGCCCCCCGGGGGCGCGATCGGTCGGCTCCCCGCCCAGCTCCCGGGCGATCCGGGGTAGGTCCTCGGGGCCGAAGAACCGGTCCACCTCGGGCAGCTCCCGGGGGAGGTCCGGGTAGCGCTTGATCAGGCAGCCGGCCACCACGAGCTGCCGGCACCGCCCCTGCTCCTTGTGGCGGGCCGCTAGCAGGATCTCCTCGATGCTCTCCTCCACGGCGTCCCGGATGAACCCGCAGGTGTTCACGATGAGGATCTCGGCCTGGGCCGGGTCCTCCACGATCCGAAATCCGTGGGCCGCCAGGCCCCCCAGGATGTGCTCGGCGTCCACCCGGTTTTTGGCGCAGCCCAGGCTGATCAGGCCCACGGTCCTCACCGCGCCGTCTCCCCCCCGCCCACCACCTGCACCCCCTCGGGGACCTGGAACGTGAACCGGTCGGCCGGGATATCCTCGTTGACCCTCAGCCCGCTCAGCTCCACCGTGGTGCGGTTGCCCACCGGGTCGTAGGTGGTCACGGCCGCGGGCAGAGCCCGGTCGGGCAGGAGCCGGATCTGGACCCGGTCCAGGCCGGGTTGGGGGGTCTTGGGCCGCAGCTCCAGACACCGGCCGCCGCAGGAGCTCACCTGGAACTCCTGGTCGAGGCGGCCGAGCCCGTTCAGGAGGTCGAGCGCCAGCCGGGCCGCCGGGTTCAAATCGGTCAGGGGCTGCCGGATCACCGTACGGTCCCGCACCTGGTAGATCCAAAGGGTCTGGCCGTCGCTCACGATCACCTGGGGATCGTCGCCCTCGTACTCCCACCGCATCCGGCCGCCCTTGGCGAACCACACCCTGCCCCCGGCCACCTGGTCGAATCCGGTGGTGACCATGCGGGCCGTTTGCACGAACCGGGCCTCCAGGGTTCGGGTGGCCGCCACCGCGGCCCGCAGTTCCTCGACGAGGTCCCGGGCCTCGTCCGCGGCGGCGGCCGTGGCGGCCACCGCCACGGCCGCGAGAGCGGCGAGCACGACGCGTACCCAAACCATGAAACGCTCCTCCTTCCCAGTAACTTCGGTCTACGGTCGTCGGTCGTCGGTCTACGGTCAACGGTCGTCGGTCAGGGGCCTTTGGCCCGCTAGGCGGCTAGGCGGCTCTCGAACCTCGCCGGCAATGGCCCCGGACCAAAGTTACCCGTCTCCGTTGTAAGGTTGTGCAGCGGCCGAAGGGGGCTTCCCCCGAATTCACAGCTTGTGGATCAGGACCTCCCGGGGCTTCGAGCCCCGGGAGGGGCCCACCACGCCCTCCTGCTCCATGCGTTCGATCATGCGGGCCGCCCGGTTGTACCCGATCTGGAGCCGCCGCTGGATCATGGAGATCGAGGCCTGCCGGGTCTCGGCCACCAGGGCCACCGCCTTGTCGTAGAGCTCGTCGAACTCGGGATCGTCCGGCACCAGGGTGGGGTCGGGCTCCTCCAGGATCTCCTCCTGGTACGCCGGCTTCCCCTGCTCTCGCAGGAACGCCGTGAGCCTCGCGATCTCGTCCTCCGACACGAACGAGCCGTGCACCCGCTCCAGCCGGGCCGTGCCGGGCGGGAGGAACAGCATGTCCCCCCCGCCGAGCAACGTCTCGGCGCCCTGGGTGTCGAGGATGGTGCGGGAGTCCACCCGGGACGCCACCTGGAACGCGATGCGGGCCGGAAAGTTGGCCTTGATCATGCCCGTGAGCACGTCCACCGAAGGCCGCTGGGTGGCCACGATCAGGTGGATGCCGGCCGCCCGGGCCATCTGGGCCAGCCGCGCGATGGCCTCTTCCACGTCCTTGGAGGCCACCATCATCAGGTCGGCCAGCTCGTCGATCACCACCACGATGTAGGGCAGCACCTCGGTGTTCTCGTCCTCGGCCGGCGGCCGGCCCCGGAGTTCCTTGATGCGCCGCTCGACCTTCTTGTTGTACGTGGTGATGTTGCGGACCTGCTCGTCGGCCATGAGCCGGTAGCGCCGCTCCATCTCCTGCACGGCCCACCGCAGGGCCAGGGCGGCCTTCTTCGGCTCGGTCACCACGGGCAGGAGCAGGTGCGGGATGTCGTTGTACACCGAGAGCTCGAGCATCTTGGGGTCCACGATGAGGAGCCGCACCTCCTTGGGCGTGGCCCGGAACAGCAGGCTGGCCAGCATGGCGTGCACCGCCACGCTCTTGCCCGAGCCCGTGGCCCCGGCGATCAGCAGGTGGGGCATGCGGGCCAGGTCCGCCACGTAGGGGTTGCCGGCCGTGTCGGTGCCCAAGGCCAGGGTGAGCTTCGACTTGGACTCCTGGTAGGGGGGCGAGGCCAGGATGTCCCGCAGGTACACGGTCTCGCGCTGGTGGTTGGGGATCTCGATGCCCACGGCCGCCTTTCCCGGGATCGGGGCGATGATCCGCACCGACAGGGCCTGGAGGGCCAGCGCCAGGTCGTCCGAGAGGTTCACGATCCGGTTGATCTTGACCCCGGGTGCAGGCTTGAGCTCGTACAGGGTGATCACCGGGCCCGGCCGCACCTTCTCCACGGTGCCGTCCACCCCGAAGTCCTGGAGCTTCTTCTCCAGCACCTTGGAGGCCATGCGCAGGCTCTCCTCGTCCGGACCCGTCCCCGGAGGAGCCCCGGGATCCAGCAGGTCCAAGGACGGCAGGCGGTAGCCGTCGATCTCCCGGGCGAACGGGAACGCCTCCTGCACGGGGGCCTTGGGCCGCGCCGGGATCTCCAGCTTCGGTCCCTTCTCGTCGGGCTTCGCCTTGGGGGGCGAGCCCCTCCCGGCCTTGGACCGGGGTGTCGGGGCGCGGGCCGCCTGCCGGCGTTCGCGCCGCCGGGCCCGCTGCTCCCGGCGGCGGATGAGGTCGTCGCGGACCCGCTGGCTCAGGCCCACCATCCGGAGCCTCAGGCCTTCCCAGAACCCGTACAGGCTCAGGTTCACCGTGAACATGAGCGACGACAGCCAGCCCACCCCCAACACCAGGGCCGTGCCGGGCCCGTTGAGGTAGCGCACGAGCTCCGAGGCCAGGAGCTGGCCCAGGGCGCCGCCGGCCGACAGGTCCAGCTGGTCGAACCGGACCGTGCCGAGCCCCAGGCTCAGCAGCCCGGCCGTGGTCAGGGTGAGGGCCGTGTATCCCACCCCGACCCAGCCGGGGTGGGCGAACGGCCGCAGCAGGATGTACCGGACGGCGCACACCCCCAGGGCCAGGGGCACGAGCCAGGCCGCGATCCCGAGGGTCTGGAGGAGGAGGTCGGCCGCGTGGGATCCGACGATCCCGCCCAGGTTGTGGGGCTGGACCGGGCCGGCCGCGGTGTTGAACGAGGGGTCCGAGGTCCGGTAGGAGGCCAGCGCCAGCACCAGGAACCCGCACGCCAGGCCCAGGGCCAGCCCCACCAGCTCCGCGCGCACGCGGGGGCCCAGGTGGTCGCGCCACCCGTTGAGGGCGTCGCCGAGGCGAGGGGGCGGGGGGTCCTTGCGAGGCCGCGCCATGGGGGACCGGTGTCAGGGCCCGAGCAGGAGATAGCCGGCGCCCAGGATCCAGCAGTACACCGCGAACCACCGGAACCGGCCCCGCCGGATCACCCCCAGGAGCCAATGGATCGCGGCCAGGCCCGAGAGGAACGCCGCAGCCGCGCCGGCCGCGTAGGGGCCCCAGACCAGGCCGGGGGTGGCGGCGTGGCGCAGCTCCAGCACGGCCGCCCCCACGATGGCCGGGATCGAGATCAGGAAGCTGAACCGGGCCGCGTCCTCGGTGCGGATCCCCAGGAGGGTGCCGGCCGCGATGGTGGAGCCCGAACGGCTGATCCCGGGCACGATGGCCATGCCCTGCACCGTGCCCACGGCCACGGCCCGCCACACGCCGATGCGGTCTCCGCCGTCCCGTCCCCGGTTGAGGACCTCGGACACCCACAGGACGGTCCCGGTGACCAGGAGCATGGCGGCCGCGGCCCGCGGAGCATGGAACAGGGCCTCGATCGGATCCTTGAGCGCCAGCCCGATGGCTCCCGTGGGCACCGTGGCTGCCAGGACCCACCCCACGAGCCGGCGCCGGCCCGCGTCTCCGCCCGGGAGGAGCGAGACCGCCATGCCGGCCACGTCCCGCCAGAAGTAGGCCACCACGGCCCCGAGAGTGGCCACGTGCAAGAGCACGTCGAAGAACACGCCGGGCTGCCGGAACCCGGGGACCAGGCTCTGGGCGAGCACCAGGTGGCCCGAGGAGCTCACCGGAAGGAACTCGGTGAGCCCTTGCAACAATCCCAGCAGGGCGCCTTGGAGAACGGTCATGGGACCTCCCGAACGGGGCCGATGCGGCCCGGGTGTCTACGGAAACTCCACACTCTAGGGGACGTCCGAGGGCGGCGTCAACGAACCGGTGGCCGGGCGCTGGCCGGGAGGCCGTGCGCCAAAGACCAACCGCCACCGGCCGCGTTTCCTCACACCTCCGCCACCGTGGCCACCACAACGGGCCGGCGGTTTCCCCTCCGGCGAAAGTGGCGGCGCAGGGCCACCGTGAACAGGGTCTCCCAGTCCTCGGCGCTGGGGGCCTCGGGCGCCTCCCGGCGCACCAGCCGGGCGAGCTCCTCCTCGGCCTCCCGGGCCTCTTGGGCTGCCCACTCCTCGGGAACGACGCCCCGCAGCTCCACCCGCGGGCCCCACACCACGGCGCCCGCCGGATCCACGGCCGCCACGGCCAGCACCAGCCCGGCGCGGCCCAGCCGCCGCCGGTCGGCCAGCGCCCCGTCGGCCACGTCGCCCTCGGCGCCGGCCTCCACGTACAGCCGGCCCGTGGGCGCCGTGCCGTCGGGCCGGATGCCCTGGTCGTCCAGGCGCACGACCACGCCGTTCTCCGCCCGGAAGCACCGGTGGGGCGGGTACCCCAGGCCCCGCATCCCGTCCACCAGGGCCTGGAGGTGGTGCAGCTCGCCGTGGACCGGCAACACGCACCGGGGCCGGGTGAGCTCCACCATCCGTCGGGCGTCGGCCGCCGAGGCGTGGCCCGATACGTGGATCTCGGACACCTCCTCGTAGTGGACCCGGGCCCCGAGACGGATGCACCGGTCGATCAGGCGGTAGATGGCCCGCTCGTTGCCCGGGATCAGGCGCGACGACAGGAACACATGATCCCCCGGCAGGATGCGGTGGTGGGGCTCGAGCCCCCGGGTCACCCGCCACAGGGCGCTGCCCGGCTCGGCCTGGCTGCCCGTGAGCACCACGGTCAGGGTGTCGCGGGGCATGCCCCGGCTCCGGGGCTCGGGCACCAGGTCGCCGGGGGCCGGCTTGAGGTGGCCCAGGCTTCGGGCGATGCGCGCCGTGCGCACCATGGCCCGGCCCAGCAGGGTGACCCGGCGGCCCACCGCCCGGCTCGCCTCGATCACCTGCTGGACCCGGTGGATGTTGCTGGCGAAGGTGGCCACCCAGGCCCGGCCCTCCACCTCGGGGAGAAGGCGGCGCAGCGCCTGCCCCACTAGCCGCTCCGAAGGGGTGGGGCCGGGCCGGTGGGCGTTGGTGCTGTCGCAGCACAGGAGGTCCACCCCCTCGTCCCCCCAGCGGGCCAGGGCGGCCTCGTCCGTAGGCATGGCGTCCACCGGGGTGGGGTCGAACTTGAAGTCGCCGGTGTGCACGATGCGCCGGCCGTGGACCTCGATCCCCAGGGCGCACGCCCCGGCCGTGGAGTGGGTGATCCGGATGAACTGAACCCGGAACGGGCCCGCCTCGACCCAGGCGCCGGGCGCCACGGCCTGCAGCAGGCTGGTGGCCGTGGGGGTGCGCTCGGCCAGGCGCTCCCGCACGAGCCCCAGGGTCATGGTCGTTCCGTACACCGGCACCCGATGCCGTCGAAGCAGGTGGGGGAGCCCGCCGATGTGGTCCTCGTGGCCGTGGGTCAGTAGCACGGCCCTCAGGCGGCCCGGCGTGTCCAGGTAGGAGAGGTCGGGGATGAGGTAGTCCACCCCGGGGTGGTGGTCCTGGGCGAACATGAGCCCGCAGTCCACCAGGATCCGCTCGCCCCCCGCCTCGATCACCAGGGCGTTCAGGCCGATCTCGCCCAGGCCCCCCAGCGGCACCAGCCGCACCGGCGCGTTCATGGGTCCCCCAGGCACCGGGCCATGGACGAGCGCAGCCGCTCGGCCTCGGCCCGGCGCTGCTCCGGGGTGTCGATGGCGGAGACCCGGTACGGCTCCAGCACCTCCACCTCCACCGCACCCGGCCGGGGCGCCCACCCCCCTTTGGGCCACAGCCTGGCCGTGCCGCGGAGCACCAGGGGAACCACAGGGGCCCCGCTCGCGGCCGCCAGGTGCACGAACCCCAGCTTGAACGGCAACAGCCGGCCGTCTGGGCTGCGGGTGCCCTCGGGGAACAGGATCACGGGCTCGCCCGCCCGCACCCGCCGGGCCGCCTCGTCCACGCTGGCCCGGGCCCGCTCCGAGTCGCCCCGGTCCACCGGCAGATACCCCACGGCCCGGATCGCCTGCCCGAACACGGGGATCCGAAACAGCTCCCTCTTGGCGAGCCACAGCACGTTGTGGGGCAGGATGTGCGCCAGGACCAGGATGTCCAGGTTGGACTGGTGGTTCGCCACGAACACGGCTCCGCCGGTCGGGAGCCGGTGGAGGTTGCGGACCCGCACCCGGATGCCCGCGAACCGCAGGAGGAGGCGGCTCCACAGGGGCGCCAGGTGCCGGCACCACCGCCGTCTGCGGTCCGTGTACCCGGCCACCACGGCCACGGACCCGAGGACGAGGGTCAACAGAAAGATCACCAGGGGAAACAGGGCGGTTCGGATCGGGTTCCACATGTCCGTGCCAAGGGGTCGGGGGGAGTGCGGGGAGCCGGGAGGGAGCTATACGCTTTTTGCTTGCGCCGGGTCAACGGCTTGGGTATAAGACCGGGCCCCTGCGAGACGGGGCCGACGAGC
This is a stretch of genomic DNA from Deferrisoma camini S3R1. It encodes these proteins:
- a CDS encoding NusG domain II-containing protein; protein product: MSRKVFTPWDALVVAGLLGVNLIAWAPGRPGRPTAYRITSQAGSRTVAAGTGKIEVLGPLGTTVIEVGDRSARIVDSPCPLKLCVRTGALDRAGRVAACLPNRVALEALGPGGDVDAVGR
- the rimO gene encoding 30S ribosomal protein S12 methylthiotransferase RimO gives rise to the protein MRTVGLISLGCAKNRVDAEHILGGLAAHGFRIVEDPAQAEILIVNTCGFIRDAVEESIEEILLAARHKEQGRCRQLVVAGCLIKRYPDLPRELPEVDRFFGPEDLPRIARELGGEPTDRAPGGPLPRLLTQQPHSTYLKIADGCSNRCTYCTIPRIRGPFHSLAEDAMVAEARGLAERGVVELNLVAQDVTSYGLDRGDPGALARLLDRLAGIEGLRWIRLLYAYPRPFPPGVVERMAAGEKLLPYLDLPIQHIHPRILRAMGRRTTADEVRRVIDGLRERVPGLVLRTTAIVGFPGETDAEFEALLRFVEDVRFHHLGAFAYSPEEGTPAERLRPRVPRAVVQARLERLLEVQAGISLERNREFLGRSLEVLVEGRDDSGRAVGRTYGQAPEVDGLTVIEGPEADRAEAGSFVRARITDADLYDLTARVESP
- a CDS encoding ribonuclease J, with the translated sequence MNAPVRLVPLGGLGEIGLNALVIEAGGERILVDCGLMFAQDHHPGVDYLIPDLSYLDTPGRLRAVLLTHGHEDHIGGLPHLLRRHRVPVYGTTMTLGLVRERLAERTPTATSLLQAVAPGAWVEAGPFRVQFIRITHSTAGACALGIEVHGRRIVHTGDFKFDPTPVDAMPTDEAALARWGDEGVDLLCCDSTNAHRPGPTPSERLVGQALRRLLPEVEGRAWVATFASNIHRVQQVIEASRAVGRRVTLLGRAMVRTARIARSLGHLKPAPGDLVPEPRSRGMPRDTLTVVLTGSQAEPGSALWRVTRGLEPHHRILPGDHVFLSSRLIPGNERAIYRLIDRCIRLGARVHYEEVSEIHVSGHASAADARRMVELTRPRCVLPVHGELHHLQALVDGMRGLGYPPHRCFRAENGVVVRLDDQGIRPDGTAPTGRLYVEAGAEGDVADGALADRRRLGRAGLVLAVAAVDPAGAVVWGPRVELRGVVPEEWAAQEAREAEEELARLVRREAPEAPSAEDWETLFTVALRRHFRRRGNRRPVVVATVAEV
- a CDS encoding Gx transporter family protein, which produces MQWDAEPTARAAHMGFLIALAGALQVLELLLPTPVPWARLGLANAPVLAALALWGPGPGLWVGVGKVIVGALFTGRFLTPGFFLSAGGTLAAVAVMAAAVRVPMLGFVGVSALGAEAHLLTQLALASALLRTPAVWALVPLAGTLALASGVVTGWVTAGIVRVAQEDLGYPPATGGNRATSSPSART
- a CDS encoding lysophospholipid acyltransferase family protein yields the protein MWNPIRTALFPLVIFLLTLVLGSVAVVAGYTDRRRRWCRHLAPLWSRLLLRFAGIRVRVRNLHRLPTGGAVFVANHQSNLDILVLAHILPHNVLWLAKRELFRIPVFGQAIRAVGYLPVDRGDSERARASVDEAARRVRAGEPVILFPEGTRSPDGRLLPFKLGFVHLAAASGAPVVPLVLRGTARLWPKGGWAPRPGAVEVEVLEPYRVSAIDTPEQRRAEAERLRSSMARCLGDP
- a CDS encoding MoaD/ThiS family protein, producing MPRAGGILEAFKRAEGLTGKGGARMRVRVNLYAGLRKFAPEGKAPFEMDVPDGIRLADLISRLGIPAEKPKILLVNGRHADSGQVLAEGDEVALFPPVAGG
- a CDS encoding FAD:protein FMN transferase, whose translation is MTRLARWAVPLAAVALVMAYAYGRRPGPAPFTETRFLMDTLVTVTVWGPPEPEARAAADRAFAALAAVDQEMARVEGTPLWELNRAGGGRVSEALASVLADALAWARRTGGAFDPTVAPLLDLWDIPRGPHPPPSPLAVEAALSQVGWDRIRLDAGGRTVDLGRTRVDLGGIAKGWAIDRAAEALRTAGVTDFIVNAGGDLYVAGRRGDRPWRVGIQHPRDQDRFLRVVAPMEGALVTSGDYERFYEWEGRRFHHILDPRTGRPARGCQSVTVWAPTAVDADALSTAVFVLGPEEGLRLLETQPGVEGLVVAADGTVRETPGFARVAPEVRR
- a CDS encoding LolA family protein; this encodes MVWVRVVLAALAAVAVAATAAAADEARDLVEELRAAVAATRTLEARFVQTARMVTTGFDQVAGGRVWFAKGGRMRWEYEGDDPQVIVSDGQTLWIYQVRDRTVIRQPLTDLNPAARLALDLLNGLGRLDQEFQVSSCGGRCLELRPKTPQPGLDRVQIRLLPDRALPAAVTTYDPVGNRTTVELSGLRVNEDIPADRFTFQVPEGVQVVGGGETAR
- a CDS encoding DNA translocase FtsK codes for the protein MARPRKDPPPPRLGDALNGWRDHLGPRVRAELVGLALGLACGFLVLALASYRTSDPSFNTAAGPVQPHNLGGIVGSHAADLLLQTLGIAAWLVPLALGVCAVRYILLRPFAHPGWVGVGYTALTLTTAGLLSLGLGTVRFDQLDLSAGGALGQLLASELVRYLNGPGTALVLGVGWLSSLMFTVNLSLYGFWEGLRLRMVGLSQRVRDDLIRRREQRARRRERRQAARAPTPRSKAGRGSPPKAKPDEKGPKLEIPARPKAPVQEAFPFAREIDGYRLPSLDLLDPGAPPGTGPDEESLRMASKVLEKKLQDFGVDGTVEKVRPGPVITLYELKPAPGVKINRIVNLSDDLALALQALSVRIIAPIPGKAAVGIEIPNHQRETVYLRDILASPPYQESKSKLTLALGTDTAGNPYVADLARMPHLLIAGATGSGKSVAVHAMLASLLFRATPKEVRLLIVDPKMLELSVYNDIPHLLLPVVTEPKKAALALRWAVQEMERRYRLMADEQVRNITTYNKKVERRIKELRGRPPAEDENTEVLPYIVVVIDELADLMMVASKDVEEAIARLAQMARAAGIHLIVATQRPSVDVLTGMIKANFPARIAFQVASRVDSRTILDTQGAETLLGGGDMLFLPPGTARLERVHGSFVSEDEIARLTAFLREQGKPAYQEEILEEPDPTLVPDDPEFDELYDKAVALVAETRQASISMIQRRLQIGYNRAARMIERMEQEGVVGPSRGSKPREVLIHKL
- a CDS encoding undecaprenyl-diphosphate phosphatase, with amino-acid sequence MTVLQGALLGLLQGLTEFLPVSSSGHLVLAQSLVPGFRQPGVFFDVLLHVATLGAVVAYFWRDVAGMAVSLLPGGDAGRRRLVGWVLAATVPTGAIGLALKDPIEALFHAPRAAAAMLLVTGTVLWVSEVLNRGRDGGDRIGVWRAVAVGTVQGMAIVPGISRSGSTIAAGTLLGIRTEDAARFSFLISIPAIVGAAVLELRHAATPGLVWGPYAAGAAAAFLSGLAAIHWLLGVIRRGRFRWFAVYCWILGAGYLLLGP